The DNA segment CATCCCGGGGAAGCGCTGTTCCAGCAGGTCGAAGGCCTTCTGCGCCTCGGTGCCGGGGATCGAGAAGGACGAGTTGCCAGGGGCCGGCGCGGAGGCCGCGCCCACTCCGGCGAGGGTCAGCAGCGCCACCCATATGAGGGCGGCGAAGTGCCGTCGCCGGAAGGCGAGCCGGCCGATTCTGTAGAGGAACGTGGCCACGAGGGCGTCTCCCGGTCAGGTCGTGGGGTTCATCAGGGCAGGAGCGATCAGCCCGACGACGTTGGGGACACCACCCATGCCCGCGGAGGCGATGGGGGAGGTGACGTCAGAGAGTGGGCTTGCTGGGGAGCGTGATCAGGCGATCACGAGGGGACGACGGCGACACCGAGGGCGGGGAGGACCACGGCGTCGATGTACGAGCGCAGGAACGCCTGCGTCGGAGGCCGGCCGTCGATGAGCGCGCGCGTGGCGAACGCGCCGATCATCATGTGCACCACGAACCGCAGCGCCGGATTGTCCGGGTCGACCTCACCTCGGTCGACGGCTCGCTGCAGCACACGGCGGAGTTCCACCGTCTCGGGTTCGACCAGCTGTTCCCGGAAGGCCTCGAGGAGGTCCGGGTTGGTGTGCGTGGCCATGGCCAGCCCCCGCATCAGGGCCTGGTTCTGTTCCATGGCGCAGTCGTCCTCGCGGGTGGCGAGGGCGTGGAAGTCGCCTCGCAGCGACCCGGTGTCGACGTCGGCGATGCTGCCCGGCTTGGTGTGCCGGATCGCCTTGGCGACCAGTTCGGCCTTGCCGCCCCACTGGCGGTAGAGGGTGGCCTTGCTGGACCGGGTGCGCGCGGCCACGGCGTCCATGGTGAGGGCGTCGTAGCCGACTTCCCGGAGCAGGTCGAGCACGGCCTCGTACAACTCGGCCTCACGCTCGGGGGTGATCCGACTGCGACGCGCGGCGGCGACCTCAGCCATCTCCCTCACCCCTTTCCCGCTCCGAACGACACTGCTTCGTACGTGACTTCGTACCCGATGAATGTATCGCACCCCCCTACGAAACGAAACAGTTTCGTACGTGTCCTGGGTCACGGGTGTCGGCTCCGCATAAGCGCCCGCACACCCCACGGAAACGGCCGCACGAGTTGCTGGGCCCCCTCGCCCGGAAAAGCATGGAAAGGTGAGCTATCTGCGCCTGCCCCACCTCAGCGGTGACATGCTGACCTTCGTGGCCGAGGACGACCTCTGGCTGGCACCCCTCGACGCCCCCGGCCGCCCCTGGCGGCTCACCGCGGACCGCACCAAGGCCGGCACGCCCCGTTTCTCGCCCGACGGCCGCCACATCGCCTACACGACCTGGCGCAGCCTCGTGCCCGAGATCCATCTCGTCGGCGTCGACGGCGGCCCCACCCGGCAGCTGACGTACTGGGGCAGCGCCGACACCCAGGTGTGCGGCTGGACCCCGCCGGACGCCGACGGCCGCAGCGACATCCTGGCCGTCTCCTCCCACGGACAACCGTTCTCCTACTTCTCCTGGGCCTACAAGGTCCCCACCGACGGCGACCCGGGCGGACGCCTGCCCTGGGGACCGGTCGCCGACCTCCAGGTCGCCGACCTCGACGGCGAGCACAAGACCCTGCTGCTCACCGGCACCCCGCCGCACGAACCGGCCGCCTGGAAGCGGTACCGGGGCGGCGCCATGGGCCGGCTCTGGCTGCACGGACAGCGGCTGCTGCCGGACATCGACGGCCAGCTGTGCGCCCCCATGTTCGTCGCCGGCCGCATCGCCTTCCTCTCCGACCACGAGGGCGTCGGCAACCTCTACTCCTGCGCCTACGACGGCACCGACCTGCGCCGCCACACCGACCACGACGCCTTCTACGCCCGCAACGCCTCCACCGACGGCGACCGGGTGGTCTACCAGTGCGCGGGCGACCTGTGGATGGTGGACGACTTCTCCCCGAACGGAGTGCCGCGCAAGCTCGACATCAAGCTCGGCGGCCCCAGCCCGGGACGCCGCCCCTACCAGGTGCCGGCCGCGCAGAACGTGGACGGCCTCTCCGTGGACGAGACCGGCCGCGCCAGCGCCGTCGTCATCCGCGGCAGCCTGTACTGGCTCACCCACCGCGACGGCCCCGCCCGTACGATCGCCGACACGCCCGGAGTGCGGGTCCGGCTCCCGGAGATGCTGGGCTCCACCGGACAGGTCGCCTACGTCACCGACGCCGAGGGCGACGACGCCGTCGAGATCGCCCAGCTCCCCCGTGCCAGCGGCGACCGCACGACGCGCCTGCTGGCCCAGGGCGAACTGGGCCACGTCCTGGAGACCGTCTCCGACCCGCAGGGCGAACGGCTCGCCGTCGCCTCCAACGACGGACGGCTGCTGCTGATCGACGTGACCGAGGGAGCGGAGGGGGAAGAGCCCACCGACGGGTCGGCAGAGGCCGCCGGCACGGTCACCGAGCTGATCCACTC comes from the Streptomyces sp. NBC_00820 genome and includes:
- a CDS encoding TetR/AcrR family transcriptional regulator, which produces MAEVAAARRSRITPEREAELYEAVLDLLREVGYDALTMDAVAARTRSSKATLYRQWGGKAELVAKAIRHTKPGSIADVDTGSLRGDFHALATREDDCAMEQNQALMRGLAMATHTNPDLLEAFREQLVEPETVELRRVLQRAVDRGEVDPDNPALRFVVHMMIGAFATRALIDGRPPTQAFLRSYIDAVVLPALGVAVVPS